From a region of the Corallococcus coralloides DSM 2259 genome:
- a CDS encoding Uma2 family endonuclease yields the protein MTRKPATYADLEALPSNQVGEIVNGELHASPRPASRHSFAAVQIITELNVPFGRGRGGPGGWVFHTEPELHLGRDVLVPDIGGWRRERVSWMPDVVGIQMAPDWLCEVLSPSTSRLDRSRKLPIYAREGVKHVWLVDPLEHTLDVFRLDGGHYLLLGTYVGEETVHAEPFEALALELRVLWEDIAE from the coding sequence ATGACCCGAAAGCCCGCCACCTACGCCGACCTGGAAGCGCTCCCCTCGAATCAGGTGGGGGAGATCGTCAACGGGGAGCTGCACGCGAGCCCCCGGCCGGCTTCGCGGCATTCCTTCGCCGCAGTGCAGATCATCACCGAGCTGAACGTTCCCTTTGGTAGGGGCCGGGGTGGACCCGGAGGGTGGGTCTTTCACACCGAGCCGGAGCTGCATCTGGGCAGGGACGTCCTGGTCCCAGACATCGGGGGTTGGCGCCGGGAGAGGGTCTCCTGGATGCCCGACGTCGTGGGCATCCAGATGGCGCCGGATTGGCTGTGCGAAGTGCTGTCCCCGTCCACGTCCCGGCTGGACCGCTCTCGCAAGCTGCCCATCTACGCCCGCGAAGGGGTCAAACACGTCTGGTTGGTGGACCCGCTCGAGCACACGCTGGACGTCTTCCGGCTGGACGGTGGTCACTACCTGCTGCTGGGGACCTACGTAGGCGAGGAGACCGTCCACGCGGAGCCATTCGAGGCGCTCGCGCTGGAACTTCGCGTCTTGTGGGAGGACATCGCGGAGTAG
- a CDS encoding tryptophan 2,3-dioxygenase has product MNKRDLEPGIVTDLAGRTTYGDYLQLDRLLSAQVPRSQPPHHDELLFIVQHQTSELWMKLLIHELSACIRYIQADRLEPSFKIFARVAHIQRMLFEQWSVLETLTPNEYLEFRDTLGHASGFQSFQYRALEFLLGNKDDAALGPFKHVQGVHAELERLLESPGIYDEFLRHLARMGHDIPRSHVERDWRQPYERSPQVMEVFRRIYEDTEKHWDAYEMCEKLVDTEERFQLWRYRHMMTVMRIIGFKQGTGGSSGVGFLRKALDLRFFPELWDVRTALTPPAKPRGV; this is encoded by the coding sequence ATGAACAAACGCGACCTGGAGCCTGGAATCGTCACGGACCTCGCGGGCCGGACGACCTATGGCGATTACCTGCAGTTGGACCGCCTTCTGTCCGCGCAGGTGCCCCGTTCCCAGCCTCCCCATCACGACGAGTTGTTGTTCATCGTCCAGCACCAGACGAGCGAGCTGTGGATGAAGCTGCTCATCCACGAGCTGTCCGCCTGCATCCGTTACATCCAGGCGGACCGGCTGGAGCCGTCGTTCAAGATCTTCGCGCGCGTCGCGCACATCCAGCGGATGCTCTTCGAGCAGTGGAGCGTGCTGGAGACGCTCACGCCCAACGAGTACCTGGAGTTCCGCGACACGCTGGGACATGCGTCAGGCTTCCAGAGCTTCCAGTACCGGGCGCTGGAGTTCCTTTTGGGCAACAAGGACGACGCGGCGCTGGGGCCCTTCAAGCACGTGCAGGGCGTGCACGCGGAGCTGGAGCGCCTGCTGGAGTCGCCTGGCATCTACGACGAATTCCTGCGCCACCTGGCGCGCATGGGCCACGACATTCCCAGAAGCCACGTGGAGCGCGACTGGCGTCAGCCGTATGAGAGGAGCCCCCAGGTGATGGAGGTGTTCCGGCGCATCTACGAGGACACCGAGAAGCACTGGGACGCGTATGAGATGTGCGAGAAGCTGGTGGACACGGAGGAGCGGTTCCAGCTCTGGCGCTACCGGCACATGATGACGGTGATGCGCATCATCGGCTTCAAGCAGGGCACGGGCGGCTCGTCGGGCGTGGGCTTCCTGCGCAAGGCGCTGGACCTGCGCTTCTTCCCGGAGCTGTGGGACGTGCGCACGGCGCTGACGCCGCCCGCGAAGCCCCGGGGCGTCTGA
- a CDS encoding hemerythrin domain-containing protein, whose protein sequence is MAGPFDILHHQHRELEELLERLASESDTEEMTHGQEALARLLRLHSRLEERCVQPLLTRVEGRARAREEAEDHLTLRELMEELQELTPRGVEWQARLFTLEDQVVAHVQATEHGVLPRLSASLDADELEELGHDLALTYEELLDRSQHPPAPGRGALLEPLHWDA, encoded by the coding sequence ATGGCCGGCCCGTTCGACATCCTCCATCACCAACACCGCGAGCTGGAGGAGCTGCTGGAGCGGCTGGCTTCAGAGTCGGATACAGAAGAAATGACTCACGGTCAGGAGGCCCTGGCCCGCCTCCTGCGCCTGCACTCCCGGCTGGAGGAGCGCTGCGTCCAGCCGCTGCTGACACGCGTGGAGGGCCGCGCCCGCGCCCGGGAGGAGGCCGAAGACCACCTCACCCTGCGTGAGCTGATGGAGGAATTGCAGGAGCTGACGCCTCGCGGCGTCGAGTGGCAGGCGCGCCTCTTCACGCTGGAGGATCAGGTCGTGGCGCATGTGCAGGCCACGGAGCACGGGGTGCTCCCCCGCCTGTCCGCGTCTCTAGACGCTGATGAATTGGAAGAACTGGGACACGACCTCGCACTGACGTACGAGGAACTGCTGGATCGCTCGCAGCACCCCCCCGCCCCCGGTCGCGGAGCGTTGTTGGAACCCCTGCATTGGGATGCGTGA
- a CDS encoding lysophospholipid acyltransferase family protein translates to MENPLTSVRQAVFRFAEGGAALSARYHRARLVGAEHLPRHGPLLLVGNHGVWGYETPAFFHLLHRATGRYPLGLAERGFFKIPLVRTVLPWLGGVEGTRENALRSLQEGQLVVCYPGGARETFKRSQGRYRLRWEHALGFVRLAMQAGVPVVPFAGFGVDDTFFWPPDEDRWCVRLAAEDKYRMPLVMGLGPLPLPVQLTFAVGEPHEPPPSGASESRVRAFRDRVAASVRRLLLRACHA, encoded by the coding sequence GTGGAAAACCCACTCACCAGCGTCCGGCAGGCCGTCTTCCGTTTCGCGGAGGGCGGCGCCGCCCTGTCCGCGCGCTACCACCGCGCCCGTCTGGTGGGAGCTGAACATTTGCCCAGACATGGGCCGTTGCTGCTCGTGGGCAATCACGGTGTCTGGGGATACGAGACCCCCGCCTTCTTCCACCTCCTGCACCGGGCCACGGGGCGCTATCCGCTGGGGCTCGCGGAGCGTGGGTTCTTCAAGATTCCCCTCGTACGCACGGTGTTGCCCTGGCTGGGCGGGGTGGAGGGGACGCGGGAGAACGCGCTCCGGTCGCTCCAGGAGGGGCAGCTGGTCGTTTGTTATCCGGGCGGCGCGCGGGAGACCTTCAAACGCAGTCAGGGCCGCTACCGGCTGCGGTGGGAGCACGCGCTGGGCTTCGTCCGGCTGGCCATGCAGGCGGGGGTACCGGTGGTGCCCTTCGCCGGCTTCGGGGTGGATGACACCTTCTTCTGGCCTCCGGACGAGGACCGGTGGTGTGTGCGCCTGGCCGCGGAGGACAAATACCGCATGCCGTTGGTGATGGGATTGGGCCCCCTGCCGCTGCCAGTTCAATTAACCTTCGCCGTGGGTGAACCCCATGAACCGCCGCCGTCGGGTGCATCGGAGTCACGCGTGCGAGCCTTCCGCGACCGCGTGGCCGCCAGCGTCCGGCGCCTGCTGCTGAGGGCCTGCCATGCTTGA
- a CDS encoding alpha/beta fold hydrolase: MLDTASAPVPSPPRPPPLVPDVEDIQRGYERLDCEERAVRGTAVRLFTFPGGNRDVSRTVVCLPGLGASGRSFAPMEPLAQAWNLLLWTPPLKTPATHTPLQWNLSVLNHPEAGLPERFALMGSSYGSLLSIAYALEHPQRVKALVLVSPVASVRKVRRLALSLSTLVRAPRPLAYVFAPTVARVMGGRWLPAEGRAEIVREARRISPLELMRRLRDILAADFLHRLRELRVPTLIIEGGRDLLVPPAAARDVAAHVPGARLEFLETASHLPYMSHPEAFNERVSDFLSRHPD; the protein is encoded by the coding sequence ATGCTTGATACCGCCTCCGCTCCCGTCCCCTCCCCGCCCCGTCCGCCGCCGCTGGTGCCGGACGTGGAAGACATCCAGCGCGGCTATGAACGGCTGGACTGCGAGGAGCGCGCCGTCCGGGGCACGGCGGTGCGGCTGTTCACCTTTCCCGGGGGCAACAGGGATGTATCACGCACGGTGGTCTGTCTTCCGGGGCTGGGCGCCAGTGGCCGGTCCTTCGCGCCCATGGAGCCGCTGGCCCAGGCGTGGAACCTGCTGTTGTGGACGCCGCCGCTGAAGACACCCGCGACGCATACCCCGCTGCAGTGGAACCTGTCGGTGCTCAACCACCCGGAGGCGGGGCTGCCGGAGCGCTTCGCGTTGATGGGGTCCTCCTACGGCAGCCTGCTGTCCATCGCATATGCGTTGGAGCACCCCCAGCGGGTGAAGGCGCTGGTGCTGGTGTCGCCGGTGGCCAGCGTGCGCAAGGTGCGGCGGCTGGCGTTGTCGCTGTCCACGCTGGTGAGGGCGCCCCGGCCGCTGGCGTATGTGTTCGCGCCCACGGTGGCGCGGGTCATGGGAGGCCGGTGGCTGCCGGCGGAGGGGCGGGCCGAGATTGTCCGCGAGGCCCGGCGCATTTCGCCGCTGGAGCTGATGCGGCGGCTGCGGGACATCCTGGCCGCGGACTTCCTGCACCGGCTGCGGGAGCTGCGCGTGCCCACGCTCATCATCGAGGGCGGCCGGGACCTGCTGGTGCCGCCCGCCGCCGCGCGCGATGTCGCGGCGCACGTGCCGGGCGCCCGGCTGGAGTTCCTGGAGACGGCCAGTCACCTGCCGTACATGAGCCACCCGGAAGCGTTCAATGAACGCGTGTCCGACTTCCTCTCGCGGCACCCCGACTGA
- a CDS encoding proline dehydrogenase family protein, which produces MTTAADQLSRSALLFLSRQSNLKDVATRLKPFRQLASRFIAGETLEEAVDAVKALTAKGLMASFDHLNEAVRSPPETRDEVKQYLRLLARIDQVGVRANVSLKLTQCGLLFDRNLALQNARAVVADATARDSFVRVDMEESAVTQVTLDIVRDLHSEFGERHVGAVLQSYLKRTEEDAKALCAERIRIRLCKGAYLEGPDVAFPAKTDVDANFVRCMRILLDSGVYHGIATHDERMIDATLAYAARQHLPKGAFEFQMLYGIRRDLQEQLAKDGHPVRVYVPYGKHWYPYFMRRLAERPANLWFVMRNLMKG; this is translated from the coding sequence ATGACCACGGCCGCAGACCAGCTGTCCCGCTCCGCGCTGTTGTTCCTGTCGCGTCAGTCCAACCTGAAGGACGTGGCCACGCGGCTCAAACCCTTTCGCCAGCTGGCCTCCCGCTTCATCGCGGGAGAGACGCTGGAGGAGGCGGTGGACGCGGTGAAGGCCCTCACGGCGAAGGGGCTGATGGCCAGCTTCGACCACCTCAACGAAGCGGTGCGCTCCCCTCCGGAGACTCGCGACGAGGTGAAACAGTACCTGCGGCTGTTGGCGCGCATCGACCAGGTGGGCGTGCGGGCCAACGTGTCGCTGAAGCTCACGCAGTGCGGTCTGTTGTTCGACCGGAACCTGGCGCTACAGAACGCGCGGGCGGTGGTGGCGGACGCGACGGCGCGGGACTCGTTCGTGCGCGTGGACATGGAGGAGAGCGCCGTCACGCAGGTGACCCTGGACATCGTGCGCGACCTGCACTCGGAGTTTGGCGAGCGGCACGTGGGCGCGGTGCTCCAGAGCTACCTCAAGCGCACGGAGGAGGACGCGAAGGCCCTGTGCGCCGAGCGCATCCGCATCCGGCTGTGCAAGGGGGCCTACCTGGAGGGTCCCGACGTGGCCTTTCCGGCCAAGACGGACGTGGACGCGAACTTCGTGCGCTGCATGCGCATCCTCCTGGACAGCGGCGTGTATCACGGCATCGCCACGCATGATGAGCGGATGATTGACGCCACGCTCGCGTACGCCGCGCGTCAGCATCTGCCCAAGGGCGCCTTCGAATTCCAGATGTTGTATGGCATCCGGCGCGACCTGCAGGAGCAGCTGGCGAAGGATGGCCATCCGGTGCGTGTCTATGTCCCGTATGGGAAGCACTGGTATCCCTATTTCATGCGCCGGCTGGCGGAGCGTCCGGCCAACCTGTGGTTCGTGATGCGCAACCTGATGAAGGGGTAG
- a CDS encoding thiamine pyrophosphate-requiring protein, producing MSATVSDYLVYRLIQWGVRRIYGYPGDGINGVMGALGRNSEMKFVQVRHEEMAAFAACAHAKFTGEVGVCMATSGPGAIHLLNGLYDAKLDHQPVVAIVGQQARTALGGHYQQEVDLTTLFKDVASEYVTMVTAPSAARHALDRAVRIARCERTVTCLVLPNDVQELPYEPPARKHGTVHSSVGYASPRVIPQDADLRRAADVLNAGKKVAMLVGAGAMNAADEVLEVADRLGAGVAKALLGKAVLPDALPFVTGSIGLLGTKPSWDLMQECDTLLMVGSSFPYSEFLPPEGQARGVQVDLDGRMLSLRHPMEVGLVGDAKETLRALIPQLKRKEDRGWREGVEKGVARWWKVLEARAMTDANPLNPQRVFWELSPKLPADAILTADSGSSTHWFARDLKVRQGMMASLSGNLATMGCGVPYALGAKFAFPHRPVLAVVGDGAMQMNGNAELITVAKYWKEWKDPRLIVLVLNNRDLGQVTWEQRAMAGDPKYAASQDLPDFPYAKYAESLGLKGLRVDRPDRVAAAWDEALSSDRPVVFEAYVDPDVPPLPPHITVEQAKMFASAVVKGDADAGGFLKQSMKEVVETLLPHKGNKP from the coding sequence ATGAGCGCCACCGTCAGCGACTACCTCGTCTATCGCCTCATCCAGTGGGGCGTGCGCCGCATCTATGGCTACCCGGGCGACGGCATCAACGGCGTGATGGGCGCGCTGGGGCGCAACTCCGAGATGAAGTTCGTGCAGGTCCGCCACGAGGAGATGGCCGCCTTCGCTGCCTGCGCGCACGCGAAGTTCACCGGCGAGGTGGGCGTGTGCATGGCCACCTCCGGTCCGGGCGCCATCCACCTGCTCAACGGCCTCTACGACGCGAAGCTGGACCACCAGCCCGTGGTGGCCATCGTCGGCCAGCAGGCGCGCACGGCCCTGGGCGGGCACTACCAGCAGGAGGTGGACCTCACCACGCTCTTCAAGGACGTGGCCAGCGAGTACGTCACCATGGTGACGGCGCCCTCCGCCGCCCGCCACGCGCTGGACCGCGCCGTGCGCATCGCCCGGTGCGAGCGCACCGTGACGTGTCTGGTGTTGCCCAACGACGTGCAGGAGCTGCCCTACGAGCCGCCCGCGCGCAAGCATGGCACCGTGCACTCCAGCGTGGGCTATGCGTCCCCGCGAGTGATTCCCCAGGACGCGGACCTGCGCCGCGCCGCGGATGTCCTCAACGCCGGCAAGAAGGTGGCGATGCTGGTGGGCGCGGGCGCGATGAACGCCGCGGACGAGGTGCTGGAGGTCGCGGACCGGCTGGGCGCGGGCGTCGCCAAGGCGCTCCTGGGCAAGGCGGTGCTGCCGGACGCGCTGCCCTTCGTGACGGGCTCCATCGGCCTCTTGGGCACGAAGCCCAGCTGGGACCTGATGCAGGAGTGCGACACGCTGCTGATGGTGGGGTCCAGCTTCCCCTACTCGGAGTTCCTGCCGCCGGAGGGCCAGGCGCGCGGCGTTCAAGTCGACCTGGATGGCCGGATGCTCTCCCTCCGCCATCCCATGGAGGTGGGGCTGGTGGGAGACGCGAAGGAGACGCTGCGCGCGCTCATCCCCCAGCTGAAGCGCAAGGAGGACCGCGGCTGGCGCGAGGGCGTGGAGAAGGGCGTGGCGCGCTGGTGGAAGGTGCTGGAGGCGCGCGCCATGACGGACGCGAACCCCCTCAACCCGCAGCGCGTGTTCTGGGAGCTGTCCCCGAAGCTGCCCGCGGACGCCATCCTCACGGCGGACTCGGGCAGCTCCACCCACTGGTTCGCGCGCGACCTGAAGGTGCGTCAGGGGATGATGGCGTCCCTGTCCGGCAACCTGGCCACCATGGGCTGCGGCGTGCCGTACGCCCTGGGCGCGAAGTTCGCGTTCCCGCACCGCCCGGTGCTCGCGGTGGTGGGCGACGGCGCCATGCAGATGAATGGCAACGCGGAGCTCATCACCGTGGCGAAGTACTGGAAGGAGTGGAAGGACCCGCGCCTCATCGTCCTGGTGCTCAACAACCGCGACCTGGGCCAGGTGACCTGGGAGCAGCGAGCGATGGCGGGCGACCCGAAGTACGCCGCGTCGCAGGACCTGCCGGACTTCCCCTACGCGAAGTACGCCGAGTCCCTGGGCCTCAAGGGCCTCCGCGTGGACCGGCCAGATCGTGTCGCCGCCGCGTGGGATGAAGCGTTGAGCTCGGACCGGCCCGTCGTCTTCGAGGCCTACGTGGACCCGGACGTGCCGCCCCTGCCGCCGCACATCACCGTGGAGCAGGCGAAGATGTTCGCCTCCGCCGTGGTGAAGGGCGACGCGGACGCGGGCGGCTTCCTCAAGCAGTCCATGAAGGAAGTGGTGGAGACCCTGCTCCCCCACAAGGGCAACAAGCCCTGA
- a CDS encoding cation:proton antiporter, with amino-acid sequence MMSTGVQWVSNGLVALGLLFITAAIIGMYRLPSVLTRVHAAGAVPFGGALVIIGATLATEDGWLLLRGLLVAAFLMLTIPSSAHAIAWLSEKRPELAHDKARRRQHGPEGSERQ; translated from the coding sequence ATGATGTCCACCGGGGTGCAGTGGGTCTCCAACGGGCTGGTGGCGCTGGGCCTGCTCTTCATCACCGCCGCCATCATCGGCATGTACCGGCTGCCCTCGGTGCTCACGCGCGTGCACGCGGCGGGCGCGGTGCCCTTCGGCGGGGCGCTGGTCATCATCGGCGCCACGCTGGCGACGGAGGATGGCTGGCTCCTCCTGCGGGGGCTGCTCGTCGCCGCGTTCCTGATGCTCACCATCCCCAGCTCCGCCCACGCCATCGCCTGGCTGTCGGAGAAACGGCCGGAGCTCGCCCACGACAAGGCCCGGCGGCGCCAGCACGGGCCGGAGGGCTCCGAGCGGCAGTAG
- a CDS encoding monovalent cation/H+ antiporter complex subunit F translates to MHETFFTLAIVWMVGLLGAMVLLASRQRSSADMLMSVDTLGLVICAVLGLYGAIRGEAGYLDAALVLALLSYVQTVAGARFLHHGRTFHDEEDTR, encoded by the coding sequence ATGCACGAGACCTTCTTCACCCTGGCCATCGTGTGGATGGTGGGCCTGCTGGGCGCCATGGTGCTGCTGGCCTCGCGCCAGCGCTCCTCGGCGGACATGCTCATGTCCGTGGACACCCTGGGCCTGGTCATCTGCGCGGTGCTGGGGCTGTACGGCGCCATCCGCGGCGAGGCCGGCTACCTGGACGCGGCCCTGGTGCTGGCCCTGCTCTCCTACGTGCAGACCGTGGCCGGCGCCCGCTTCCTGCACCATGGCCGCACCTTCCACGACGAGGAGGACACCCGATGA
- a CDS encoding Na+/H+ antiporter subunit E yields the protein MKPRTLVHMLSLALLYALMVGSFHPVDLALGAVLALGVMRLFPLGARPPALEARERWRRTLHLPRFGWALVVLVTRSCFHVLTIIFGPADRANHAGVVEVPMGERTARGVQVSSWAMSLAPGTVLLELDWEKRVMRMHALDASDPDKLIQQQDNFYQRYQRAVFP from the coding sequence ATGAAGCCGCGCACCCTGGTGCACATGCTGTCCCTGGCGCTGCTGTACGCGCTGATGGTGGGCAGCTTCCACCCGGTGGACCTCGCGCTGGGGGCGGTGCTGGCCCTGGGCGTGATGCGCCTGTTCCCCTTGGGCGCCCGTCCGCCGGCCCTGGAGGCTCGCGAGCGCTGGCGCCGCACGCTGCACCTGCCCCGCTTCGGCTGGGCCCTGGTCGTGCTGGTGACGCGCAGCTGCTTCCATGTGCTCACGATCATCTTCGGCCCCGCGGACCGGGCGAACCACGCGGGCGTGGTGGAGGTCCCCATGGGCGAGCGCACCGCGCGCGGCGTGCAGGTGTCCTCGTGGGCCATGTCCCTGGCCCCGGGCACGGTGCTGCTGGAGCTGGACTGGGAGAAGCGCGTGATGCGCATGCACGCGCTGGACGCGTCGGATCCGGACAAGCTGATCCAACAGCAGGACAACTTCTACCAGCGCTACCAGCGCGCGGTGTTTCCGTAG
- a CDS encoding complex I subunit 5 family protein, which produces MPLWGPLLLPWVLGTVLAFLDGRRAWVAWLAIAGLAGTLVCTVWLLPQAWSAQAPQFVTGDWPVGVGIRLRADQLSIVFALVSTSVLLGTLVYEHVAGGITSRSFPALVVFMGAGLTGVFFTSDAFNFYVFFELAMTAAFGLASYGEKPRNLRAAFTFVVVNLMGSTLFLTAVVMLYLTTGTLDMLSIIAWGQAGEPFALLVPGTLLLCAFGVKLGFFPFHFWAPAVYRDAGPTVAALLAGALANIGSYGLLRFGVDVLPQVLEQARPLLEILGATSILYGSILALSRRDTREVLAYASISQAGLIIAALSLEGREGLCAAVALALAGSVDKTALFLAQDRGGERARRAYSVAAFSTAGVPPTAGFWSKAWLLRAALEQGHAWLAGLVVLASALSLLALFRAYQRERWLREGAALHRGTGAVVYALSLALIVVGLWPEPLLRAGRDAIQGLGTLP; this is translated from the coding sequence CGTGTGCACGGTGTGGCTGTTGCCCCAGGCCTGGAGCGCGCAGGCGCCCCAGTTCGTCACGGGGGACTGGCCCGTGGGCGTGGGCATCCGCCTGCGCGCGGATCAGCTGTCCATCGTGTTCGCGCTGGTGTCCACGTCGGTGCTGCTGGGCACGCTCGTGTACGAGCACGTGGCGGGAGGCATCACGTCGCGCAGCTTCCCCGCGCTGGTGGTCTTCATGGGCGCGGGGCTCACGGGGGTGTTCTTCACGTCGGACGCGTTCAACTTCTACGTCTTCTTCGAGCTGGCGATGACGGCCGCGTTCGGGCTGGCGTCGTATGGCGAGAAGCCCCGGAACCTGCGCGCGGCGTTCACCTTCGTGGTGGTGAACCTGATGGGGTCCACGCTGTTCCTCACGGCGGTGGTGATGCTGTACCTGACCACCGGCACGCTGGACATGCTGTCCATCATCGCGTGGGGCCAGGCGGGGGAACCGTTCGCGCTGCTGGTGCCGGGCACGCTGCTGCTCTGCGCGTTCGGCGTGAAGCTGGGCTTCTTCCCGTTCCACTTCTGGGCGCCCGCGGTGTACCGGGACGCGGGCCCCACGGTGGCGGCGCTGCTCGCGGGAGCGCTGGCGAACATCGGCAGCTATGGGCTCTTGCGCTTCGGCGTGGACGTGCTGCCGCAGGTGCTGGAGCAGGCCCGGCCGCTGCTGGAGATATTGGGCGCGACGAGCATCCTCTACGGCTCCATTCTCGCGCTCTCCCGGCGGGACACGCGCGAGGTGCTCGCGTACGCGTCCATCTCGCAGGCGGGGCTCATCATCGCCGCGCTGAGCCTGGAGGGCCGCGAGGGCCTGTGCGCGGCGGTGGCGCTGGCGCTGGCGGGCTCCGTGGACAAGACGGCGCTGTTCCTGGCGCAGGACCGGGGTGGCGAGCGGGCGCGCCGCGCCTACTCGGTGGCGGCCTTCAGCACGGCGGGAGTGCCACCCACCGCGGGCTTCTGGTCCAAGGCCTGGCTCTTGCGAGCGGCGCTGGAGCAGGGGCATGCCTGGCTCGCGGGGCTGGTGGTGCTGGCGAGCGCCCTGTCGCTGCTGGCCCTCTTCCGCGCCTACCAGCGCGAGCGGTGGTTGAGGGAGGGCGCGGCCCTGCACCGGGGGACGGGAGCCGTGGTGTACGCGCTGTCCCTGGCGCTCATCGTCGTGGGGCTCTGGCCGGAGCCGCTCTTGCGCGCCGGACGTGACGCCATCCAGGGCCTGGGGACGCTGCCATGA